A part of Melittangium boletus DSM 14713 genomic DNA contains:
- a CDS encoding AAA family ATPase produces MKILAIRGSNLTSLTKFELELDKPPLDKMGLFAITGATGAGKSTVLDAMCLALFDRTPRLGEGRGVPVGRAEEDEDTRLRAHDVRGLLRRGTADGFAEVDFLGKDGRKYRARWSVRRARNRAEGRLQDQEMLLTEFTPTGLGPPIGRKKGEVLKAIEERLGLSFDQFRRSALLAQGEFAAFLRAKDEERAELLERMTGTEVYSRMSIAAHQRHKEAQEALAKLAQGVAAISLMSEEARREEEDTLAREEAALTEARAVLARADQAVRWYEARAKNLADERDAEQSRARAEEAVRAAEPRRKEWERVRAAEELRAPVSALDEAVRELARKDADLTARRAEEDAARTASQAREVARAAAEARRDAAGKAEADARPALEAAEALDGELKRAQELARDAARKLEDARKSEARDRDVLAALDRQHALALERVGKIQEWRDKRKPVEAVAREWSRWEEELKRYQNAAGRDASIRESLEKCRSRAEPLRVDAERRAKAHRESTEALSQAETRAVRAEAELGSDSGAERRQRREALRSRQELLKDLDVEWRGALESIHSEREASREVDEARQEQSTASAEAEAAKARRIEGDAELREARRSFDRARDALVLTAHRANLRQGEPCPLCGATDHPLGHAGLALEGLVEESRGRVESLEARLQEATRTESSALARIQGAAHRAVQAEERREAAAKRGRAQRETWGRLRAKLEGPRPPESTEDPEVERWLADALAEARARAEALKAEEELAEQRAEVAKAARTARDAARADAVLAETAWRQADEALRRNAEDEALGQRDLDQVVLLRQELQAALAVAFKDWPQWEKALSTDAVAFQARCVKAVKEWNEQDALLRQAEATVREETEKRGPALATVELRGAQTEECTREVARLEAELEKTRAARAALLDGRPTAEVRAGLAREVETASRELESQRGGAAKATQELAVASARTEAASSSGVAARQARERAEAALHILLSERSLSLETVRALLSRGAAWCESEERALDALTQALAKSVSVWEERRVRRERHESSDKPALDEQAAPAALERARGETDARLHAVAASRARLERDDADRQRQGEQARLLAEHERASEVWRTLSELIGSHDGKKFKVFAQSLTLDALLHYANAHLEELAPRYRLMRVPGYDLDLQVVDRDMGDEVRAVSSLSGGESFLVSLALALGLASLSSETTQVDTLFIDEGFGTLDPQTLEMALATLDALQATGRQVGIISHVSGLAERIGAQVRVVKQGAGRSQLKVLGDSGVLGALASSSRPSPPVA; encoded by the coding sequence ATGAAGATCCTCGCCATCCGGGGGAGCAACCTCACGAGCCTCACGAAGTTCGAGCTGGAGCTGGACAAGCCGCCGCTCGACAAGATGGGTCTGTTCGCCATCACGGGCGCCACGGGCGCGGGCAAGAGCACCGTGCTGGATGCCATGTGCCTGGCCCTCTTCGACCGCACGCCGCGTCTGGGCGAGGGCCGGGGCGTGCCCGTGGGCCGGGCGGAGGAGGACGAGGACACGCGGCTGCGCGCCCATGACGTGCGGGGCCTCTTGCGGCGCGGGACGGCGGACGGCTTCGCCGAGGTGGACTTCCTGGGGAAGGATGGCCGCAAGTACCGGGCGCGCTGGTCCGTGCGGCGGGCGCGCAACCGCGCCGAGGGCCGTCTCCAGGACCAGGAGATGCTGCTCACGGAGTTCACTCCCACGGGGCTGGGGCCGCCCATCGGACGCAAGAAGGGCGAGGTGCTCAAGGCCATCGAGGAGCGGCTGGGCTTGTCCTTCGATCAATTCCGGCGCTCGGCCCTGCTCGCCCAGGGGGAGTTCGCCGCCTTCCTTCGCGCCAAGGATGAGGAGCGCGCCGAGCTGCTGGAGCGGATGACGGGAACGGAGGTGTACAGCCGCATGTCCATCGCCGCGCACCAGCGTCACAAGGAGGCGCAGGAGGCGCTGGCGAAGCTGGCCCAGGGCGTGGCGGCCATCTCCTTGATGTCCGAGGAGGCGCGCCGGGAGGAGGAGGACACGCTCGCGCGGGAGGAGGCGGCGCTCACCGAGGCTCGGGCGGTGCTGGCGCGGGCGGATCAGGCGGTGCGCTGGTACGAGGCGCGCGCGAAGAACCTGGCCGACGAGCGCGACGCGGAGCAGTCACGTGCGCGCGCGGAGGAGGCCGTGCGGGCCGCGGAACCCCGGCGCAAGGAGTGGGAGCGGGTCCGCGCGGCGGAGGAACTGCGCGCCCCGGTGTCGGCCCTGGACGAGGCCGTGCGCGAGCTGGCGCGCAAGGACGCGGATCTGACGGCACGGCGCGCGGAAGAGGACGCGGCGCGGACGGCGAGTCAGGCACGCGAGGTGGCGCGAGCGGCGGCGGAGGCCCGGCGCGACGCGGCGGGGAAGGCGGAGGCCGACGCGCGTCCGGCGCTGGAGGCGGCGGAAGCCCTGGACGGGGAGCTCAAGCGCGCCCAGGAACTGGCGAGGGACGCGGCGCGCAAGCTGGAGGACGCCCGGAAGAGCGAGGCGCGGGATCGCGACGTGCTCGCGGCGTTGGACAGGCAGCACGCGCTCGCGCTCGAGCGGGTGGGGAAGATCCAGGAGTGGCGCGACAAGCGCAAACCCGTGGAAGCGGTGGCCCGGGAGTGGTCGCGCTGGGAAGAAGAGCTCAAGCGCTACCAGAACGCGGCGGGACGAGACGCCTCGATTCGGGAGTCCCTCGAGAAGTGTCGCTCGCGTGCCGAGCCGCTGCGCGTGGACGCGGAGCGCCGGGCGAAGGCGCACCGCGAGTCGACCGAGGCGCTGAGCCAGGCGGAGACGCGGGCGGTTCGAGCCGAGGCCGAACTGGGCTCGGATTCCGGCGCGGAGCGCAGGCAGCGGCGGGAGGCGCTCCGGTCGCGGCAGGAACTCTTGAAGGATCTGGACGTCGAGTGGCGGGGTGCTCTCGAGTCCATCCACTCGGAGCGCGAGGCCTCGAGGGAAGTGGACGAGGCTCGACAAGAGCAATCCACGGCGAGTGCCGAGGCGGAGGCCGCGAAGGCCCGACGCATCGAGGGAGACGCCGAACTGAGGGAAGCCCGGCGCTCGTTCGATCGGGCGCGGGATGCGCTGGTCCTCACCGCGCACCGGGCGAACTTGCGCCAGGGAGAGCCCTGTCCGCTGTGTGGCGCGACGGATCACCCTCTCGGCCACGCGGGGTTGGCCCTGGAGGGACTGGTCGAGGAGTCGCGCGGACGGGTGGAGTCGTTGGAAGCTCGGCTCCAGGAGGCGACGCGGACGGAGTCCTCCGCCTTGGCCCGGATCCAGGGCGCGGCTCATCGCGCGGTGCAGGCGGAGGAGCGAAGGGAAGCCGCCGCGAAGCGGGGCCGGGCGCAGCGCGAGACGTGGGGCCGGCTCCGCGCGAAGCTCGAGGGGCCGCGGCCTCCCGAGTCCACCGAGGACCCGGAGGTCGAGCGCTGGCTGGCGGACGCGCTCGCGGAGGCGCGGGCGCGGGCCGAGGCGCTGAAGGCGGAGGAGGAGTTGGCCGAACAGCGGGCCGAGGTGGCGAAGGCCGCCCGGACGGCTCGGGACGCCGCGCGCGCGGACGCGGTGCTGGCGGAGACGGCCTGGCGTCAGGCGGACGAGGCGCTGCGGCGCAACGCCGAGGACGAGGCCCTGGGCCAGCGGGACTTGGACCAGGTGGTGCTTCTCCGTCAGGAACTCCAGGCGGCCCTGGCGGTCGCGTTCAAGGACTGGCCTCAATGGGAGAAGGCCCTGTCCACCGATGCCGTGGCCTTCCAGGCGCGCTGCGTGAAGGCGGTGAAGGAGTGGAACGAGCAGGACGCGCTCCTCCGTCAGGCGGAGGCCACCGTCCGGGAGGAAACGGAGAAACGGGGGCCGGCGCTGGCCACGGTGGAGTTGCGCGGCGCCCAGACGGAGGAGTGCACCCGGGAGGTGGCCCGGCTGGAGGCGGAGCTGGAGAAGACCCGGGCCGCGCGTGCGGCGCTGTTGGATGGACGGCCCACCGCCGAGGTGCGCGCGGGACTCGCTCGCGAGGTGGAGACGGCCTCTCGGGAACTGGAATCCCAACGCGGCGGCGCCGCGAAGGCGACCCAGGAGCTGGCGGTGGCGAGCGCGCGGACCGAGGCCGCGTCCTCGTCCGGAGTGGCCGCGCGTCAGGCCCGGGAGCGCGCCGAGGCGGCGCTGCACATCCTGCTCTCGGAGCGGAGTCTGTCCCTCGAGACCGTTCGCGCCCTGCTCTCGCGAGGCGCCGCGTGGTGCGAGTCCGAGGAGCGCGCCCTGGACGCCCTCACGCAAGCGCTCGCGAAGTCCGTCTCCGTGTGGGAGGAGCGCCGGGTGCGGCGTGAACGGCACGAGTCCTCCGACAAGCCCGCCCTGGATGAGCAGGCGGCTCCGGCGGCGCTCGAACGGGCGCGTGGGGAGACGGATGCCCGGCTCCACGCGGTGGCGGCCTCGAGGGCCCGGCTCGAGCGGGACGACGCGGATCGCCAGCGCCAGGGGGAGCAGGCCCGGCTCCTGGCGGAGCACGAGCGCGCCAGCGAGGTGTGGCGCACGCTCAGCGAGCTCATCGGCTCGCACGACGGCAAGAAGTTCAAGGTGTTCGCCCAGAGCCTCACCCTGGATGCCCTGCTCCACTACGCCAACGCCCACCTGGAGGAACTGGCGCCGCGCTACCGGCTGATGCGTGTGCCTGGCTACGACCTGGACCTCCAGGTGGTGGACCGGGACATGGGGGACGAGGTGCGCGCCGTCTCCAGTCTCTCGGGCGGTGAGAGTTTCCTCGTGTCGCTGGCGCTGGCGCTGGGCCTCGCCTCGCTCTCCTCGGAGACGACGCAGGTGGACACGCTCTTCATCGACGAGGGCTTCGGTACGCTCGACCCGCAGACGCTGGAGATGGCGCTGGCCACGCTCGACGCGCTCCAGGCCACGGGCCGGCAGGTGGGCATCATCTCCCACGTGTCCGGACTGGCCGAGCGCATTGGCGCTCAAGTCCGGGTGGTGAAGCAGGGCGCCGGTCGCAGTCAGCTCAAGGTGCTGGGCGACTCCGGCGTCCTTGGTGCACTGGCTTCCAGCTCCCGGCCCTCGCCGCCGGTGGCGTAG
- the cglD gene encoding adventurous gliding motility lipoprotein CglD → MRAPPRMLAAALAAFVIGCDDGGGSKPGTLNPNTGCTDPNDPSCVVPTPTGCPDPNNPRCSTPEPPEPVPPEPPYGPPPGPRTPSNTKIDSDCDGLTDAEEWGNVYAVDARTNPGNWDSDGDGLRDGLEVGRTSSLNTLPQCVKSFIADEDPSSRTNPTNPDTDGDGVLDGTEDRNHNGKLDPGETDPANRDTDGDGLSDGEEDANHNGKLDPGETDPRKRDTDGDGLSDATERNHTRTDPLNPDTDGDSCLDGAEDLNGNGVKDPGETDPKDGSDCGGGPLLDTDGDGIPDHVEDANHNGVHDAGETNWNNPDTDGDGLPDGVEDRNHNGQVDPTETDPRSKDSDCDGLLDGPNQGTFLGEDLNASGTRDPNETDPTERDTDHDGLLDGVERGVPTSGAPVTTCGYVGDEESSSTTDPLNPDSDGDGIADGAEDSNQNGRADPGELDPRNGRDGSGPAGFACAAQNLRQVTFKEDNGGDIRLALRPSFSEVRQISVGGKTRGFVGYDDTNQVAFLAFKRAQAGSSTTVVGDELYVRGQFAPAVKAGTTQTFTSWDGHPALQAFYDQGSAVSLRDYANSVANALVGAGAGTLVGGAATPGPFKIQAQYVHRSNSSVLVVVAITPTARFVEPGLFVMGDTAGGTALAQFGDSDAVQCEPFTTGNGMADFLFVVDDSGSMATSQSALGNAAAAVANRLGNSQLDWRISMVTTSYTQTGYGLPNGGVFRGFTRDINQFKAWLQKDATCPDPAQRCWIDVNGSSEEMTLASARGAVDYMASSSTPADKQYRAGARLVVILLTDVRDTNDNTPVSSYIDYFKGANPTGRPIQMHGIICDSVDGGECYPGEPLHDLRHKDVIQATGGIVGSIRSTTSIQNTIGSIMDSVIASTGYRTLKPPIGASVRVAMEAVRDPSQCNANDLPRSRTNGFDVDGISQALAFYGACRPADAGTTKAAISYRYWGDLTRNTEGSPPPCATDTGYYDPADPDFCKGNLSCNRQTNRCDCPADCGGGGAPGTVCNTHKDVCDFSCGAECGGLCGSFQACNTATCTCQCAASASCSPGFRFDADVCACVCDTAALNCGPSYQSDASACACICKDNCGGTCTTGTECNMSTCRCEPKLN, encoded by the coding sequence ATGAGAGCCCCTCCCCGTATGCTCGCGGCCGCCCTGGCCGCGTTTGTCATTGGCTGTGATGATGGTGGTGGTTCCAAACCCGGGACACTCAATCCCAATACAGGATGCACGGATCCGAACGATCCCTCGTGTGTCGTTCCCACCCCCACCGGCTGCCCGGATCCCAATAATCCGAGATGTTCGACTCCCGAGCCTCCCGAACCCGTCCCTCCGGAGCCTCCGTATGGACCCCCCCCGGGCCCCCGGACTCCCAGCAACACGAAGATCGACTCCGACTGTGACGGTCTGACGGACGCGGAGGAGTGGGGCAACGTCTACGCGGTGGACGCACGGACGAATCCCGGCAACTGGGACTCGGACGGGGACGGTCTGCGGGACGGTCTGGAGGTGGGCCGGACTTCCTCGCTCAACACCCTGCCTCAGTGCGTGAAGAGCTTCATCGCGGACGAGGATCCATCCAGCCGCACCAATCCGACCAACCCCGACACGGATGGAGATGGCGTCCTGGACGGGACCGAGGATCGCAATCACAACGGCAAGCTGGATCCGGGCGAGACGGACCCCGCGAACCGGGACACGGATGGGGATGGGCTCTCGGATGGCGAGGAGGACGCCAATCACAATGGCAAGCTGGATCCAGGTGAGACGGATCCCCGCAAGCGGGACACGGATGGGGACGGGCTCTCGGACGCCACCGAGCGCAACCACACCCGGACGGATCCCCTCAACCCGGACACGGATGGCGACTCGTGCCTGGATGGAGCCGAGGATCTCAATGGCAATGGGGTGAAGGATCCGGGCGAGACGGATCCCAAGGATGGCTCGGACTGCGGCGGCGGTCCCCTCCTGGACACCGATGGTGATGGCATTCCGGACCACGTCGAGGACGCCAACCACAATGGCGTGCACGACGCCGGTGAGACGAACTGGAACAATCCCGACACGGATGGGGACGGGCTCCCGGATGGGGTGGAGGACCGCAACCACAACGGCCAGGTGGACCCCACCGAGACGGATCCCCGCTCGAAGGACTCGGATTGCGATGGCCTGCTGGATGGACCGAACCAGGGCACCTTCCTGGGCGAGGACCTGAACGCCAGTGGGACGCGGGATCCCAACGAGACGGATCCCACCGAGCGCGACACGGACCATGACGGTCTGTTGGATGGCGTGGAGCGGGGCGTGCCCACCAGCGGGGCGCCCGTCACCACGTGTGGCTACGTGGGCGACGAGGAATCGAGCAGCACGACGGATCCCCTCAATCCCGATTCGGACGGGGATGGCATCGCCGATGGCGCCGAGGACTCGAACCAGAACGGCCGCGCGGATCCGGGCGAGCTGGATCCACGGAATGGCCGGGATGGCAGCGGCCCCGCGGGCTTCGCCTGCGCGGCGCAGAACCTGCGTCAGGTGACCTTCAAGGAAGACAATGGTGGCGACATCCGCCTGGCGCTCCGGCCCTCCTTCTCCGAGGTGCGGCAGATCTCCGTGGGCGGCAAGACGCGGGGCTTCGTGGGTTATGACGACACGAACCAGGTGGCCTTCCTCGCCTTCAAGCGCGCCCAGGCGGGCTCCTCCACCACGGTGGTGGGGGACGAGTTGTACGTGCGCGGCCAGTTCGCTCCCGCGGTGAAGGCGGGCACCACGCAGACCTTCACCTCGTGGGACGGGCACCCCGCGCTCCAGGCCTTCTATGACCAGGGCTCGGCCGTCTCCCTGCGGGACTACGCCAACTCGGTGGCCAACGCGCTGGTGGGCGCGGGAGCGGGAACGCTCGTGGGCGGCGCGGCCACGCCGGGACCGTTCAAGATCCAGGCGCAATACGTCCACCGCTCCAACTCGAGCGTGCTGGTGGTGGTGGCCATCACCCCCACGGCGCGCTTCGTGGAGCCGGGCCTCTTCGTCATGGGGGACACCGCGGGTGGGACGGCGCTGGCCCAGTTCGGAGACTCGGACGCGGTGCAGTGCGAGCCCTTCACCACGGGCAATGGCATGGCGGACTTCCTCTTCGTGGTGGATGACAGTGGCTCCATGGCCACGTCCCAGAGCGCGCTGGGCAATGCCGCCGCGGCCGTGGCCAACCGGCTGGGCAACTCACAGCTCGACTGGCGCATCTCCATGGTGACCACGTCCTATACGCAGACGGGCTATGGCCTGCCCAACGGCGGCGTGTTCCGTGGCTTCACCCGCGACATCAATCAGTTCAAGGCGTGGCTGCAGAAGGACGCCACCTGCCCGGATCCCGCCCAGCGCTGCTGGATCGACGTCAACGGCTCCAGCGAGGAGATGACCCTGGCCAGCGCGCGCGGCGCCGTGGACTACATGGCCAGCTCCAGCACGCCCGCGGACAAGCAGTACCGCGCCGGAGCCCGCCTGGTGGTCATCCTCCTCACCGACGTGCGCGACACGAACGACAACACGCCCGTCAGCTCGTACATCGACTACTTCAAGGGCGCCAACCCCACCGGCAGGCCCATCCAGATGCACGGCATCATCTGTGACTCCGTCGATGGGGGCGAGTGCTACCCGGGCGAGCCCCTGCACGACCTGCGGCACAAGGACGTCATCCAGGCCACGGGTGGCATCGTGGGCAGCATCCGCAGCACCACCTCCATCCAGAACACCATCGGCAGCATCATGGACAGCGTGATCGCCTCCACGGGCTACCGCACGCTCAAGCCGCCCATTGGCGCCTCGGTGCGCGTGGCCATGGAGGCGGTGCGGGATCCCTCGCAGTGCAACGCGAACGATCTGCCGCGCAGCCGCACCAACGGCTTCGACGTGGATGGCATCAGCCAGGCCCTGGCTTTCTATGGTGCGTGCCGTCCGGCCGACGCGGGCACGACCAAGGCCGCCATCTCCTACCGCTACTGGGGCGACCTCACGCGCAACACGGAAGGCAGCCCTCCGCCTTGCGCGACGGACACGGGTTACTACGACCCGGCGGATCCCGACTTCTGCAAGGGAAACCTCTCGTGCAACCGGCAGACGAACCGGTGTGACTGCCCCGCGGACTGTGGCGGTGGTGGGGCGCCCGGCACGGTGTGCAACACCCACAAGGACGTGTGCGACTTCTCGTGCGGCGCGGAGTGTGGTGGCCTGTGCGGCAGCTTCCAGGCCTGCAACACCGCCACCTGCACCTGCCAGTGCGCGGCGTCCGCCAGCTGCTCGCCGGGCTTCCGTTTCGACGCGGACGTCTGCGCCTGTGTGTGTGACACGGCGGCGCTCAACTGCGGCCCGTCCTACCAGTCGGATGCCAGTGCTTGCGCCTGTATCTGCAAGGACAACTGCGGCGGCACCTGCACCACGGGCACCGAGTGCAACATGAGCACCTGCCGCTGCGAGCCGAAGCTGAACTGA
- a CDS encoding lytic polysaccharide monooxygenase: MWKSIVAPPVALLSLLTAGQSLAHGSIEVPISRVYGCYKEGPEKPQSAACKAAVAAGGTQALYDWNGVRQGNANGQHRNIIPDGKLCSAANESHKGLDLARSDWPSKRIAPNAQGRFDFVYHATAPHAAREFQFFVTRDGYDATKPLKWSDLELFCTVPSAPLVNSRYTLNCPFPKNKKGRHVIYNIWQRSDSPEAFYACVDVDFGTTVLAGLAWHEAEPVRAREDLRAGSKVTFRVFDADGHDVERHEVRLDDEVSPAADWLQRLARRVNQDSRYARVGALDAEGNITPLDSAQGNSVYVRQEGYRFQIDIEKPASPQP; this comes from the coding sequence ATGTGGAAGTCCATCGTCGCGCCGCCCGTGGCCCTGTTGTCCCTTCTGACCGCGGGTCAGTCCCTCGCCCACGGCTCCATCGAGGTTCCCATCAGCCGCGTGTACGGCTGTTACAAGGAGGGGCCGGAGAAGCCCCAGTCCGCCGCGTGCAAGGCCGCCGTGGCCGCTGGCGGGACGCAGGCCCTCTATGACTGGAACGGCGTCCGTCAGGGCAACGCCAATGGACAGCACCGCAACATCATCCCGGATGGGAAGCTGTGCAGCGCGGCCAACGAGTCGCACAAGGGTCTGGATCTGGCGCGCTCGGACTGGCCGAGCAAGCGCATCGCCCCCAATGCCCAGGGCCGCTTCGACTTCGTCTATCACGCGACCGCGCCGCACGCCGCGCGTGAGTTCCAGTTCTTCGTCACCCGGGATGGGTATGACGCGACGAAGCCGCTCAAGTGGTCGGATCTGGAGCTCTTCTGCACCGTGCCGAGCGCGCCCCTGGTGAACAGCCGCTACACGCTCAACTGCCCCTTCCCCAAGAACAAGAAGGGCCGGCACGTCATCTATAATATCTGGCAGCGCTCCGACAGCCCGGAGGCCTTCTACGCCTGCGTCGACGTGGACTTCGGCACCACGGTGCTCGCGGGTCTGGCGTGGCACGAGGCGGAGCCGGTGCGTGCGCGGGAGGACTTGCGCGCGGGCAGCAAGGTCACCTTCCGGGTCTTCGACGCGGACGGCCACGACGTGGAGCGGCACGAGGTGCGTCTGGATGACGAGGTGAGCCCCGCGGCCGACTGGCTCCAGCGGCTGGCCCGGCGCGTCAACCAGGACTCGCGCTATGCGCGCGTGGGCGCGCTCGACGCGGAGGGAAACATCACCCCGCTCGACTCGGCCCAGGGCAACAGTGTCTATGTCCGTCAGGAGGGCTACCGCTTCCAGATCGACATCGAGAAGCCCGCGTCGCCCCAGCCGTGA